A genomic window from Gemmatimonadaceae bacterium includes:
- a CDS encoding glycosyltransferase family 2 protein — MTGLDWLDAARTLLWWGDHAALVYLLLLSTAYAVLLLLSIPELWSHWRLAADEHLQRLLASDALPPLSLLVPAYNEEVTIGSSLLSFLTLEYPNLEVVVVNDGSKDATMQALMREFDLYEVPPAFPVSIRTQAVRGYYRSRRFARLLVIDKENGGKADSLNAAMNAARHPFVVAVDADTLIEPDALMRLARPFLLGANVAAVGGTIRVANDCTVEMGRVTEARVSSRWMVGCQVVEYLRAFLFGRLGWNHLGGNLIISGAFGLFRKKYLLAIGGYKTGNVTEDMDLVVRLHRYLKEHRIEATLPFIPDPVAWTEVPASARVLGRQRERWHRGLIGTLWAHRTMLFNPRYGPVGMLAVPFYVFGELIAPLVELCGWLALALGLALGAVDFGFALLFFLVAIGYGTILSIWAVLLEEFSFKRYRRRRDFWKLLGFAVVEGLGYRQMTVFFRLQSFWKHLRGVESWGKMTREGFGTKKPA; from the coding sequence ATGACCGGCCTCGACTGGCTCGACGCGGCACGCACCCTGCTGTGGTGGGGTGACCACGCGGCGCTCGTGTACCTGCTGCTGCTCAGCACCGCCTATGCGGTACTCTTGCTCCTCTCGATTCCCGAGCTTTGGAGCCACTGGCGCCTCGCGGCGGACGAACACCTGCAGCGCCTGCTCGCCTCCGACGCACTCCCGCCCCTGTCACTGCTGGTGCCGGCCTACAACGAGGAGGTCACGATCGGCTCCAGCCTGCTGAGTTTCCTCACCCTCGAGTATCCCAACCTCGAGGTCGTGGTGGTCAACGACGGCTCCAAGGACGCCACGATGCAGGCCCTGATGCGGGAGTTCGACCTGTACGAGGTGCCGCCGGCGTTCCCGGTGTCGATCCGCACGCAGGCGGTGCGCGGCTACTACCGCTCGCGGCGCTTCGCGCGCTTGCTCGTCATCGACAAGGAGAACGGCGGCAAGGCCGACTCCCTCAATGCCGCGATGAACGCGGCGCGGCACCCGTTCGTCGTCGCGGTCGACGCCGACACGCTGATCGAGCCTGACGCACTGATGCGCTTGGCCCGCCCCTTCCTCCTCGGCGCCAATGTCGCCGCGGTGGGCGGCACCATCCGCGTTGCCAACGACTGCACCGTGGAGATGGGCCGCGTCACCGAGGCGCGGGTGAGCAGTCGCTGGATGGTCGGCTGCCAGGTTGTCGAGTACCTGCGTGCGTTTCTCTTCGGCCGCCTTGGTTGGAACCACCTCGGCGGCAACCTCATCATCTCCGGCGCTTTCGGCTTGTTCCGAAAGAAGTATCTGCTGGCGATCGGGGGATACAAGACGGGCAACGTCACTGAGGATATGGACCTCGTCGTACGTCTGCACCGCTACCTGAAGGAGCATCGAATCGAGGCGACGCTGCCCTTCATTCCCGATCCGGTGGCGTGGACCGAAGTGCCGGCGTCGGCCCGCGTACTTGGGCGGCAGCGCGAGCGTTGGCATCGCGGCCTCATCGGTACGTTGTGGGCGCATCGCACGATGCTCTTCAACCCGCGCTACGGGCCGGTCGGGATGCTGGCAGTGCCGTTCTACGTCTTCGGCGAACTCATCGCGCCGTTGGTCGAACTGTGCGGCTGGCTGGCCCTCGCGCTCGGCTTGGCGCTGGGGGCCGTGGACTTCGGCTTCGCGCTGCTGTTCTTCTTGGTCGCGATTGGTTACGGCACCATCCTGTCCATCTGGGCCGTCCTGCTCGAGGAGTTCTCGTTCAAGCGTTACCGCCGGCGTCGCGATTTCTGGAAGCTGCTCGGCTTTGCCGTCGTTGAAGGGCTCGGCTACCGGCAGATGACGGTGTTCTTTCGGCTGCAGTCCTTCTGGAAGCACCTGCGCGGCGTGGAGAGTTGGGGCAAGATGACGCGCGAGGGCTTCGGCACAAAGAAGCCGGCCTGA
- a CDS encoding MBL fold metallo-hydrolase, with protein MKLTFLGTGTSFGVPQIGCACAVCRSEDPRDKRTRVGAVVEDAGLRLLIDTPPELRLQLIAAGIDRLDAVLFTHEHADHTHGIDDIRAISVRRDGALPMYGPKETLDGLTRRFSYIFDAAMKPLPGTSKPEGFAQALAPGVPTRIGHLDVTAVALPHGRVRVFGYRIGPLAYVTDAKELTDEAVVALRGAEVLVLNALFRTSHPTHFSIGEAVDAARRVGARRCYFTHLTHETSHAALAAALPDDIQPAYDGLSVEFGS; from the coding sequence GTGAAGCTGACCTTCCTCGGGACGGGGACGAGCTTCGGCGTGCCGCAGATCGGCTGCGCCTGTGCCGTGTGCCGCTCCGAGGACCCGCGCGACAAGCGCACGCGTGTCGGCGCCGTGGTGGAAGACGCCGGCCTGCGCCTGCTCATCGATACGCCGCCCGAGCTGCGTCTGCAGCTGATTGCGGCCGGCATCGATCGCCTCGACGCGGTGCTCTTCACGCACGAGCACGCCGACCACACGCACGGCATCGACGACATCCGGGCCATTTCGGTGCGCCGCGACGGCGCGTTGCCGATGTACGGCCCCAAGGAGACGCTGGACGGCCTCACCAGGCGCTTCTCGTACATCTTCGATGCCGCGATGAAGCCGCTCCCCGGCACCAGCAAGCCCGAGGGTTTCGCGCAAGCGCTTGCGCCGGGTGTGCCGACGCGCATCGGGCACCTCGACGTCACCGCCGTGGCGCTGCCACACGGCCGCGTGCGCGTGTTCGGCTACCGCATCGGGCCGCTGGCCTATGTCACCGACGCCAAGGAGCTCACGGACGAGGCGGTCGTGGCGCTCAGGGGCGCCGAGGTCCTGGTGCTCAATGCGCTGTTCCGGACCTCGCATCCCACGCACTTCTCGATCGGAGAAGCGGTGGACGCCGCACGTCGAGTCGGCGCCCGGCGGTGCTACTTCACCCACCTGACCCACGAGACGTCCCACGCCGCGCTGGCCGCCGCGCTGCCCGACGACATTCAACCGGCCTACGACGGCCTCTCCGTGGAGTTCGGTTCGTGA
- a CDS encoding YtxH domain-containing protein — protein sequence MSEHGEPAVVIERRGSAGGGVGLFLLGAAVGAGLALLFAPQTGDETRADIRRGARKVKRKARDLAETGRGVVDDLSRQGRSAARDARAALEERLARHREATDGEDDGV from the coding sequence ATGTCTGAGCACGGCGAACCGGCAGTGGTGATCGAGCGACGCGGGAGCGCTGGCGGAGGCGTCGGCCTGTTCCTCCTCGGGGCGGCGGTAGGAGCGGGGCTGGCCCTGCTCTTCGCCCCGCAGACGGGAGACGAGACCCGTGCCGATATCCGGCGCGGCGCTCGCAAGGTGAAGCGCAAGGCCCGAGACCTGGCCGAGACCGGACGCGGAGTGGTGGACGACCTGTCCCGTCAGGGCCGTTCGGCCGCGCGCGACGCCCGCGCCGCACTCGAGGAGCGCCTCGCGCGCCACCGCGAGGCTACCGACGGAGAGGACGACGGCGTCTGA
- a CDS encoding aldolase, which translates to MSKVPAHVTQTLGAAAAIANGKLTLRDEAALAGPMMDALVRLAVFGSPDEQDWARWAIWECGRAVGTYSASIHDFYMARGRGDVPPVTVPAINVRGASYDTARSIFRTARRVNGGAFILEIARSEIAYTEQRPAEYVAVMLAAALREGHRGPVFIQGDHFQVNAKKYKVDAAAEVGAVKQLALEAISAGFYNIDLDTSTLVDLSHATLDAQQRLNFEVGVDLTQYVRSLEPKGVTISLGGEIGEVGTENSTVPELEAFMDGYNRTLAAKAPGAVGLSKISVQSGTSHGGVVLADGSIADVALDFKTLEDLSRVAREKYGLSGAVQHGASTLPDSAFFHFPRTQTAEIHLATGFQNMLYDHLPAALREEIYAWLRVNAAEERKAGDTDEQFFYKTRKKALGPFKRQLWDLPADVKDKLATAYDAKFGFLFENLAVGGTAEGVLRYVKGPAIERPAPGVGPAVEAAPDDPDAGE; encoded by the coding sequence ATGTCCAAGGTTCCCGCCCACGTCACGCAGACCCTCGGCGCCGCCGCCGCGATTGCCAACGGCAAGCTCACGCTGAGAGATGAGGCCGCCCTCGCCGGCCCGATGATGGACGCCCTCGTCCGCCTCGCCGTCTTCGGCAGCCCCGACGAGCAGGACTGGGCACGCTGGGCCATCTGGGAATGCGGCCGCGCCGTCGGCACCTACTCGGCCTCCATCCACGACTTCTATATGGCGCGCGGCCGCGGCGATGTGCCGCCGGTGACGGTGCCCGCCATCAACGTGCGCGGCGCGTCCTACGACACCGCCCGCAGCATCTTCCGCACCGCCAGGCGCGTGAACGGCGGCGCCTTCATCCTCGAGATCGCCCGCTCGGAGATCGCCTACACCGAGCAGCGCCCCGCCGAGTACGTGGCGGTGATGCTCGCGGCCGCCCTGCGCGAGGGACATCGCGGGCCGGTGTTCATCCAGGGCGACCACTTCCAGGTGAACGCCAAGAAGTACAAGGTGGACGCGGCCGCTGAGGTCGGGGCGGTGAAGCAGCTCGCGCTCGAGGCCATCAGCGCCGGCTTCTACAACATCGACCTCGACACCTCCACGCTGGTCGATCTCTCCCACGCCACCCTCGACGCCCAACAGCGGCTCAACTTCGAGGTCGGCGTCGACCTGACGCAGTACGTGCGCTCGCTGGAGCCCAAGGGGGTCACCATCTCGCTGGGTGGCGAGATCGGCGAGGTGGGCACGGAGAACTCCACCGTGCCCGAGCTCGAGGCGTTTATGGACGGCTACAACCGCACGCTGGCCGCCAAGGCGCCGGGCGCGGTGGGGCTGAGCAAAATCTCGGTGCAGTCGGGCACGTCGCACGGCGGCGTGGTGCTCGCCGACGGTTCCATCGCCGACGTGGCCCTGGACTTCAAGACGCTCGAGGACCTCTCGCGCGTGGCCCGCGAGAAGTACGGCCTGAGCGGGGCGGTGCAGCACGGGGCCTCGACGCTGCCAGACAGCGCGTTCTTCCACTTCCCGCGCACCCAGACGGCCGAGATTCATCTGGCGACCGGCTTCCAGAATATGCTCTACGATCACCTCCCGGCTGCGCTGCGCGAGGAGATCTACGCCTGGCTGCGCGTCAACGCGGCGGAGGAGCGGAAGGCGGGCGACACCGATGAGCAGTTCTTCTACAAGACCCGCAAGAAGGCACTCGGGCCGTTCAAGCGTCAGCTCTGGGATCTGCCGGCCGACGTAAAGGACAAACTGGCAACGGCTTACGATGCCAAGTTCGGGTTCCTGTTCGAGAATTTGGCAGTTGGTGGAACAGCTGAGGGGGTGCTGAGGTACGTCAAAGGACCGGCGATTGAGCGTCCGGCCCCTGGGGTCGGCCCTGCCGTGGAAGCGGCGCCGGATGACCCGGATGCGGGTGAGTGA
- a CDS encoding YihY/virulence factor BrkB family protein, protein MAFNILLAGVPFVLMLAAALGYLLGESPDAATRIAQGVLERVLPAGLGVGGAMLDPVLADVQRTRAVFGIGGTILFFWFSARLFGSLRSVMGIVFNHDRDRTVFHGLLWDLSLSGFTVILMVLWVGLTSFLTFGSGRVGKALIELGVRQDLLGGVELLVGRLIALAVVVLLFGLLYHWLPKRKTPLVPTIAGAVTATLLFEVARVVFGKVVSAYPPASVYSGTLGALIVVVFWTYYAALIFVVGAEVAAATQEQLQARAAEAQTLPVAD, encoded by the coding sequence GTGGCCTTCAACATCCTCCTCGCCGGCGTCCCCTTTGTCTTGATGCTGGCGGCGGCACTCGGCTATCTCCTCGGCGAGTCACCGGATGCCGCGACACGCATCGCCCAAGGCGTGCTCGAGCGTGTGCTCCCCGCCGGCCTCGGCGTCGGCGGCGCGATGCTCGACCCGGTGCTCGCCGACGTGCAGCGTACCCGCGCCGTCTTCGGCATCGGCGGCACCATCCTCTTCTTCTGGTTCTCGGCGCGGCTCTTCGGGTCCCTGCGCAGCGTGATGGGAATCGTCTTCAATCACGACCGCGACCGCACGGTGTTCCACGGCCTGCTCTGGGACCTGAGCCTCTCCGGCTTCACCGTCATCTTGATGGTGCTCTGGGTGGGCCTGACCTCGTTTCTCACCTTCGGCAGCGGGCGCGTCGGAAAGGCGCTGATTGAACTGGGCGTGCGCCAAGACCTGCTGGGCGGCGTGGAACTGCTCGTGGGCCGCCTCATCGCGTTGGCCGTGGTCGTGCTCCTCTTCGGCCTGCTGTACCACTGGCTGCCCAAGCGAAAGACCCCGCTCGTCCCGACCATCGCCGGTGCCGTCACCGCGACGCTGCTGTTCGAGGTCGCCCGCGTGGTCTTCGGCAAGGTGGTGAGCGCCTACCCGCCGGCGTCGGTCTACTCCGGAACGCTTGGCGCGCTCATCGTAGTAGTGTTCTGGACCTACTACGCCGCGCTGATCTTCGTCGTGGGCGCAGAAGTCGCCGCCGCAACGCAGGAGCAATTGCAGGCCCGCGCTGCGGAAGCGCAGACCCTCCCCGTCGCCGACTGA
- a CDS encoding glucose-6-phosphate isomerase: protein MTIRLDVSGMLRAAVPSGPDADALSALAPRLQSAVAGAQAMAARGVLGFRELEAQATERQRVSDWASSARPGLDDVVVLGIGGSALGAVCLRTALLPRDWNARSSAQRNGRPRLHVLDNVDPRSVAGLLDLVNLPRTRVLVISKSGSTAETMAQYLLVRDRLRAAGLPLREHLAFITDPEKGALRRVADAEGIPTFVVPPNVGGRFSVLSPVGTLPAALLGLDIAALVAGAVAMRDRCQGASLREDPALAFAALQWRAQQDAGQAMHVLMPYSDALRDLGPWFVQLWAESLGKRTPSGAHVGPTPIAAVGATDQHAQVQLFMEGPCDKTVTFVDVEEHPSDVAIPHGSGDPAELAYLKDHSFAELLRAECRATAGALAQGGRPTMTLRVTRVDEWHLGGLFMFFELATVYAGQLYGVDPLDQPGVELGKQLTYYQFGHPDWQQMRAVWEALPLSDPDWVL, encoded by the coding sequence GTGACGATTCGTCTGGATGTGAGCGGGATGCTGCGTGCCGCCGTGCCGAGCGGTCCGGACGCGGACGCGCTGAGCGCGCTTGCACCGCGCCTGCAGTCCGCGGTCGCCGGCGCGCAGGCGATGGCCGCCCGTGGCGTCCTGGGCTTCCGCGAACTCGAGGCGCAGGCAACCGAGCGACAGCGCGTGAGCGACTGGGCGAGCAGCGCGCGTCCCGGCTTGGACGACGTGGTCGTGCTCGGCATCGGCGGATCGGCGCTCGGCGCCGTCTGCCTGCGCACGGCGCTGCTGCCGCGCGACTGGAACGCCCGCAGCTCGGCGCAGCGCAACGGGCGGCCGCGGCTGCACGTGCTCGACAATGTGGATCCGCGGAGCGTCGCCGGCCTGCTGGACCTGGTGAACCTGCCGCGCACCCGGGTGCTGGTGATCTCCAAGTCCGGCAGCACGGCCGAGACGATGGCGCAGTATCTGCTCGTGCGCGATCGGCTCCGCGCGGCCGGCTTGCCGCTGCGCGAACACCTCGCGTTCATCACCGACCCGGAGAAGGGTGCCCTGCGCCGCGTGGCCGACGCCGAAGGCATCCCGACCTTCGTGGTGCCGCCCAACGTCGGCGGACGCTTCAGCGTGCTCTCACCCGTAGGCACGCTGCCGGCCGCGCTGCTCGGGCTCGACATCGCCGCGCTGGTCGCCGGTGCCGTCGCGATGCGCGACCGCTGCCAAGGGGCGAGCCTGCGCGAGGACCCGGCGCTCGCCTTCGCGGCGCTGCAGTGGCGTGCCCAGCAGGACGCTGGACAGGCGATGCACGTCCTGATGCCTTACTCAGACGCGTTGCGCGACCTCGGGCCCTGGTTCGTGCAGCTCTGGGCCGAGTCGCTGGGCAAGCGCACGCCGTCTGGCGCGCACGTGGGCCCCACGCCCATCGCGGCCGTCGGCGCGACGGACCAACACGCTCAGGTCCAGCTCTTTATGGAGGGTCCGTGCGACAAGACGGTGACCTTCGTCGACGTCGAAGAGCACCCCTCGGACGTGGCGATTCCGCACGGCAGCGGTGATCCCGCGGAGCTCGCGTACCTGAAGGACCACAGCTTCGCCGAGTTGCTGCGCGCGGAGTGTCGGGCCACGGCGGGGGCGCTGGCGCAGGGAGGCCGTCCCACGATGACGCTGCGCGTCACGCGCGTCGACGAGTGGCACCTCGGCGGGCTCTTTATGTTCTTCGAACTCGCGACCGTCTATGCGGGGCAACTCTACGGAGTGGATCCGCTCGACCAGCCCGGCGTCGAACTCGGGAAGCAGCTGACGTACTACCAGTTCGGGCACCCCGACTGGCAGCAGATGCGCGCCGTGTGGGAAGCGTTGCCGCTCTCCGATCCCGATTGGGTGCTCTGA
- the pyk gene encoding pyruvate kinase: MTTPPAGTPSTGVTKIVATIGPASASPDVIRRLIHAGMNVARLNFSHGAHEQHARTVENIRGIAQDLGKPIAILGDLQGPRIRIGALAEAITIEEGQTLVLAPEDACGAGEIPITYDALAADVMVGGTILVDDGLLALEVTKVDAPRVHAKVRYGGLLKSNKGMNLPGIDVSAPSITDKDREDIQFAIEQDLDYLALSFVRRAEDIAELKAMLPKGMLVVAKIEKDSALERIEAILKATDAVMVARGDLGVELPFEQVPLQQKRIIGLANRYGRPVITATQMLESMIQNPRPTRAEASDVANAILDGTDAVMLSAETAAGLHPVLAVQAMRRIATAAEQAPVERGQGIDRLKPGTATVEETIASASVTAVRLLGAQTIVVFTKSGFSARIVAARRPNVRIVVLTDNIRTYNQLAMTWGVTPFLVPHCDTYTQMTALARELLVKHGIAVPGERVVITAGVPFDVPGTTNQLKVETV; this comes from the coding sequence GTGACCACTCCCCCCGCGGGCACCCCCTCCACCGGCGTCACCAAGATCGTCGCGACTATCGGGCCGGCTTCCGCGTCGCCCGATGTCATCCGCCGGCTGATCCACGCGGGGATGAACGTCGCCCGCCTCAACTTCTCGCACGGCGCGCACGAGCAGCACGCGCGCACGGTCGAGAACATCCGCGGCATCGCGCAGGACCTCGGCAAGCCCATCGCCATCCTCGGCGACCTGCAGGGCCCGCGCATCCGTATCGGTGCGCTGGCCGAGGCCATCACCATCGAGGAAGGCCAGACGCTGGTGCTCGCGCCGGAAGACGCGTGCGGGGCGGGGGAGATTCCCATCACCTACGACGCGCTCGCGGCCGACGTAATGGTCGGGGGCACGATTCTCGTCGACGACGGCCTCCTGGCACTCGAGGTGACGAAGGTTGACGCCCCGCGCGTCCACGCGAAGGTGCGCTACGGCGGCCTGCTCAAGAGCAACAAGGGGATGAATCTCCCCGGCATCGATGTCTCCGCGCCGAGCATCACCGACAAGGACCGCGAGGATATTCAGTTCGCCATCGAGCAGGACCTCGACTACCTCGCGCTGAGCTTCGTGCGCCGGGCCGAGGACATCGCCGAACTCAAGGCGATGCTACCCAAGGGGATGCTCGTCGTCGCCAAGATCGAGAAGGACTCGGCGCTGGAGCGCATCGAAGCCATCCTCAAGGCCACCGACGCGGTGATGGTGGCCCGCGGCGACCTCGGCGTCGAATTGCCCTTCGAGCAGGTGCCGCTGCAGCAGAAGCGCATCATCGGGCTGGCCAACCGCTACGGCCGGCCGGTGATCACCGCCACGCAGATGCTGGAGTCGATGATCCAGAACCCGCGCCCGACGCGGGCCGAGGCCAGCGACGTCGCGAACGCCATCCTCGACGGCACCGACGCGGTGATGCTGTCGGCCGAGACCGCCGCGGGCCTGCATCCGGTGCTGGCGGTGCAGGCGATGCGGCGCATCGCGACCGCCGCCGAGCAGGCGCCGGTGGAGCGCGGGCAGGGCATCGACCGCCTCAAGCCCGGCACGGCGACGGTCGAGGAGACCATCGCCTCGGCCAGCGTGACGGCGGTGCGCCTGCTCGGCGCGCAGACCATCGTCGTCTTCACCAAGAGCGGCTTCAGCGCCCGCATCGTCGCGGCACGACGGCCGAACGTGCGCATCGTCGTGCTCACGGACAACATCCGCACCTACAACCAGCTCGCGATGACCTGGGGCGTGACGCCCTTCCTCGTGCCGCACTGCGACACCTACACACAGATGACGGCGCTGGCCCGTGAGCTCTTGGTGAAGCACGGGATCGCCGTGCCGGGCGAGCGCGTGGTGATCACGGCCGGCGTGCCCTTCGATGTTCCGGGCACGACGAACCAGCTGAAGGTGGAGACGGTGTGA
- the tal gene encoding transaldolase encodes MSAPTPLHALHAAGQSIWLDFIDRALLQGDTLARRLRDDALTGMTSNPTIFEKALASGTAYDAQLKAAAPGKTAWELFELVETDDVRTACDVFRPVYDASKQRDGFVSIEVSPGAAHDAKATVAEAHRLWQTVDRPNVMIKVPGTDEGCLALEQLIGDGLNVNVTLLFAVAAHERVIDAYLAGLERRAAAGQPLGHVASVASFFVSRVDSAIDAALDAQVKAGTLAADRATALKGKAAIANAKRAYALFTRKFSGERWARLAALGAQVQRPLWASTSTKNPAYRDTIYVEELIGPDTVNTMPPNTLEAYRDHGVTKRTVDVGLAEADSLLAELGTVGIDLDAVTDRLLTEGLASFQTSFDTLIAGIEQKTAALGHAAATGR; translated from the coding sequence ATGTCCGCTCCGACGCCCCTCCACGCCCTCCACGCCGCCGGCCAGTCCATCTGGCTCGACTTCATCGACCGCGCCCTCCTGCAGGGCGACACGCTCGCCCGCCGCCTGCGCGACGATGCGCTCACGGGGATGACCTCCAACCCGACGATCTTCGAAAAGGCCCTGGCCTCGGGCACGGCCTACGATGCGCAGCTGAAGGCCGCCGCGCCCGGCAAGACCGCGTGGGAGCTCTTCGAACTGGTCGAGACCGACGACGTGCGCACCGCCTGCGACGTCTTCCGCCCAGTGTACGATGCCTCGAAGCAGCGTGACGGCTTCGTGTCCATCGAGGTGTCGCCCGGGGCCGCGCACGATGCCAAGGCCACCGTCGCCGAGGCGCACCGCCTCTGGCAGACCGTGGACCGCCCCAACGTGATGATCAAGGTCCCAGGCACCGATGAGGGCTGCCTCGCGCTTGAGCAGCTCATCGGCGACGGACTCAACGTGAACGTCACGCTGCTCTTCGCCGTCGCCGCGCACGAGCGCGTGATCGACGCCTACCTCGCGGGCCTCGAGCGTCGCGCCGCCGCTGGCCAGCCGCTGGGACACGTCGCCAGCGTCGCCTCGTTCTTCGTCAGCCGCGTGGACTCGGCCATCGACGCCGCCCTCGACGCGCAGGTGAAGGCCGGCACACTCGCGGCCGACCGCGCCACTGCACTCAAGGGCAAGGCGGCCATCGCCAACGCCAAGCGCGCCTACGCGCTCTTCACCCGCAAGTTCAGCGGCGAGCGCTGGGCTCGCCTCGCCGCGCTCGGCGCGCAGGTGCAGCGCCCGCTCTGGGCCAGCACCAGCACCAAGAACCCGGCCTACCGCGACACCATCTACGTCGAGGAGCTGATCGGGCCCGATACGGTCAACACGATGCCGCCGAACACGCTCGAGGCATATCGTGACCACGGCGTGACCAAGCGGACGGTGGACGTGGGGCTCGCCGAGGCAGATTCCCTGCTCGCCGAACTTGGCACGGTGGGCATCGACCTTGATGCCGTCACTGACCGCCTCCTGACCGAGGGGCTGGCCTCGTTCCAGACCTCGTTCGATACGCTGATCGCCGGCATCGAACAGAAGACGGCCGCGCTCGGTCACGCGGCCGCTACCGGCCGCTGA
- a CDS encoding response regulator yields the protein MRLNDPPSGPSGAVRRAWWWRRLPLTAQLAAIGMVVALAWFLTARLAADIVAAEVRSRAEQLDRLHLAEVAAVRMLGSLNGMSAAVRGFVVSGDEAHGVRYEAARRSFEADASVVADQVAQDLNVVRRLQRMRVQIALYDQEIASPNFEVRRRQGFNAFGPGTPGLARVERGANVIDALRTEHARMLRLVRENLTALEAEIETATARNEWESFLIRAAAVMVFLLALTLMMRLLSYALNQVVRAAEALDAGRYEDARLPNHHKAPNAEMARLALTFDRLAQSIAIRERQLQEDIEKLKELERLKADFVSTVSHELRTPLTSMRGALGLLLGGAGGELSPKGRELLRIALTNTDRLIRLINDILDIEKMDAGHVQIRRDRVRLRPLLETTIAGLDGLSRDTGVPLVLHEMEEVELIGDSDRLIQVFTNLISNAVKFSPKGEPVEVSATLEPEGVRIGVRDHGPGIAPEFQSRIFGRFQQAGGAASRQSGGTGLGLSIAKAITELHGGRIGFENVEDGGTRFGVVLPIAPEPESVEDRRPAVLVVEDDDSMREVLCTLFEPFAHAIAARDAAEAMRGLGRFPVKVVVVDHGLPGMDGLALARRLRADPRYRGLPVLLYSATEFGVKDLKDSGIRIGDAFVKTRDSEQSLLERVKRELQG from the coding sequence ATGCGCCTGAACGATCCGCCGTCCGGCCCCAGCGGTGCCGTCCGCCGCGCCTGGTGGTGGCGCCGCCTGCCCCTCACGGCGCAATTAGCGGCGATTGGGATGGTCGTGGCACTCGCGTGGTTTCTCACCGCCCGCCTCGCGGCCGACATCGTGGCAGCCGAGGTGCGGTCACGCGCCGAGCAGTTGGACCGCCTGCACCTCGCCGAGGTCGCTGCCGTGCGGATGCTGGGCTCGCTGAATGGGATGTCGGCGGCGGTACGTGGCTTCGTCGTCTCCGGCGATGAAGCGCACGGCGTGCGGTATGAAGCCGCACGGCGCTCGTTCGAGGCCGACGCGAGCGTCGTCGCCGACCAGGTTGCACAGGACCTGAACGTCGTGCGCCGCCTGCAGCGGATGCGGGTGCAGATTGCGCTGTACGACCAAGAGATTGCGTCACCCAACTTCGAGGTGCGGCGGCGGCAGGGCTTCAACGCCTTTGGCCCAGGCACGCCGGGCCTCGCCCGCGTCGAACGAGGCGCAAACGTGATCGACGCCCTGCGCACCGAACACGCACGGATGCTGCGCCTGGTGCGCGAGAACCTGACGGCGCTGGAGGCCGAAATCGAGACGGCCACCGCACGGAACGAGTGGGAGAGTTTCCTCATCCGCGCGGCAGCGGTGATGGTCTTCCTGCTGGCGCTGACGCTGATGATGCGCCTGCTGTCCTACGCCTTGAATCAAGTCGTGCGCGCCGCCGAGGCCTTGGATGCCGGCCGCTACGAGGATGCGCGGCTGCCCAACCACCACAAGGCGCCCAATGCCGAGATGGCGCGACTGGCGCTGACCTTCGATCGCCTCGCGCAGAGCATCGCCATCCGCGAGCGGCAACTGCAGGAGGACATCGAGAAGCTCAAGGAGCTTGAGCGGCTCAAGGCCGACTTCGTGTCCACGGTGAGCCACGAGTTGCGGACGCCGCTGACGTCAATGCGCGGCGCCCTCGGCCTCCTGCTCGGTGGTGCCGGCGGCGAGCTGAGCCCGAAGGGCCGCGAGCTCCTGCGCATCGCCCTGACCAACACCGACCGCCTCATCCGGCTCATCAACGACATTCTCGACATCGAGAAGATGGACGCTGGCCACGTACAGATCCGGCGCGACCGCGTACGGCTGCGTCCGCTGCTCGAGACGACGATCGCCGGCCTCGACGGACTCTCGCGCGACACCGGTGTCCCCCTGGTCCTGCACGAGATGGAAGAGGTCGAGCTGATCGGCGACTCCGACCGCCTCATCCAGGTCTTCACCAACCTGATCTCCAACGCCGTCAAGTTCTCGCCCAAGGGCGAGCCGGTGGAAGTCTCGGCCACGCTGGAACCCGAGGGGGTGCGCATCGGGGTGCGCGACCACGGCCCGGGCATCGCGCCCGAGTTCCAGTCTCGCATCTTCGGCCGCTTCCAGCAGGCCGGCGGGGCGGCCTCGCGCCAGAGCGGTGGCACCGGCCTCGGACTCAGCATCGCCAAGGCCATCACCGAGTTGCACGGCGGCCGCATCGGCTTCGAGAACGTCGAGGACGGCGGCACGCGGTTCGGCGTGGTGCTGCCCATCGCGCCGGAGCCGGAGAGCGTCGAGGATCGGCGACCGGCCGTGCTGGTGGTCGAGGACGACGACTCGATGCGCGAGGTGCTCTGCACGCTCTTCGAACCCTTCGCCCACGCCATCGCCGCCCGCGACGCCGCCGAAGCGATGCGTGGTCTCGGCCGCTTCCCCGTGAAGGTCGTCGTGGTCGACCACGGGTTGCCCGGAATGGACGGCCTGGCGTTGGCCCGGCGTCTGCGCGCCGATCCGCGCTATCGCGGGCTTCCCGTCCTCTTGTACTCGGCGACGGAGTTTGGCGTGAAGGACCTCAAGGACTCCGGCATCCGCATCGGCGACGCCTTCGTGAAGACGCGCGACTCCGAGCAGTCGCTGCTCGAACGCGTCAAGCGCGAGTTGCAGGGCTGA